DNA from Megalops cyprinoides isolate fMegCyp1 chromosome 14, fMegCyp1.pri, whole genome shotgun sequence:
aCCCCCTGCCActgcacccacccacacacacacacacacacacacacacacacacataaccccAAAACAAATCtctcttaagaaaaaaaatatccaagCTTCATCAAAAAGAAATTCTTTTCAGAGAGCTTAAGTCTTTTGATTTTACACGTCCTTTTCTACACACCTTCTAAATAGATATTATGTTGTGTATGATTGAATGCTGCGGATATATGTGGCCGGAACAGCTCTGATGTCACACAGATCTCTGTCATAGGCCTCTGCAaagcttccctctctctcaaacagACTGGAATGCCATACAGCTTGAAGGGATCCCCTGCATCTCCCAAAACACCAAAGCACTGCTGTCCAGGTAGAAGGCAGGGGCCGTGTCTCCCTGAAACTTTCCCCTGCCTGGTGGCTGAAGACAGGTGGGGCTGGGCTGGGGACACTGTCCCATAGGAGGCACTGTCATTCAGATCAGATGTTAAACCAAGCTTCTTACTCCACTCATCACAGATCACACAACACTTATCCCAAAGAGactcacctgtctctctccatgtTTGCCCTGGATCTCGACATAGTCATCAACCACCTTGACGTTCAGCTCATCGGGGGAGAAGTGCTTCACATCCAAGTAGACAGTGAATTTGTCCCTGTCAGACCTCACCTGTGAAGGAGaaagcaacacagcacagatcAGAGGTGGAGCAATATGTCAGTAGCCATGTTGCCAGTGTATGTCCAAACACAATGTCAGACATCTCCCAGACAGGAAGTTGTCATGGTCCAGTAGATAATAAGGCCTTCCTTATCCCTCATGGGCAGACTTGCATAATAGTTGACCTTGAAAATGGAGAGGTACACCCACATGTAAGAGACAGCCATCAAAGCTCTCTGATTTCACTTGAATACAAGACAATCCACCCCATCGGATgaacagctgtgtgttgtgatgtcacaaagctCTGGGAGACAGGGAAACTGTGACAGTGTCAATAGCCTGATTTCCAGAGAGTGACATAACAGAGGATGACAGCATCAGGCCAGTGTGATAGCAGTGATCATTTCCTTTCAAAGCTACTGACACTCTTGTGAACTGATGATATTTTATCACCACCATTATAAAAACTGCCAGCTAATCACTCATATGCTCATATTTCTGCTTCTtgcctctctcacttcctctctctctacttGTCTCATTCaatcccctccctctctgtctgcccactcactctttctcttgtttcttttaactcagttttctctcagttttcaAAGAGCAGCAATATCATTAAGACctctagagcagcgtttctcaaacctctcctggagtaccccctgccctgcaggttttagatctctccctgctccaacacagctgattcaaatgatcagtttgttattaagcagcttcaggagttcataacgagtggatcatttgaatcagctgtgttggagcagggagagatctaaaacatgcagggcagggggtactccaggagaggtttgagaaacgctgctctagagAATGAATAGCGATCtattaaataaaaagtcagCTTCCCTTcatcactttttttcatttttgcctgtCCTGTTTTCCCAGCTGTGAAACTACAGCACAACATATAACCTGTGAAATTATTAATGCAAGGAAACAGTTTTCAGCGTTGAGGACCACATCCTCTGTCcaggagaaaacaaaatagGCAGAATTAAACAGATTATAGGAGAGCAGTTTTTGCAGTCACATAACCTCATCTGGTATAACTGGTATAACTGAGAATGATTGGATCCCTCAATGAGGGTCAATCACCAACATTTTGCATTCTCACAATCCACCTCTTTATCCTGGTGAGGCACCGGCAGCATTGTTAATTCtaattctaaattctaaagATCCAGTGTAGACCTGCAACTTCTGGGAAGATTGTGAATATCCCTGTTCTCCCTGGGAACCACATGCACATAGCTGGCCCTTAAAGGCAGATTAAGTCTCCAATCCCTCACCGCGGTCAGATGTGTTGTTTCTCACTGGCCAAGCAAGCTGTACTGTTGCCACAAGAGAGGACAGCatccaaacacaaacaaccactgACAGAATGCCAAAGAAGTATTTATTAGCGATACAATGGGGATATACAGAATACCTCAGGAGATTAAACGCTGACCCATGCTTTTTTACTGGGGGAATAACACAGCACAAATTTCTTTGCTGACatgagcaaaaacaacaatgggACCAAAGAAAGGAAATGGCTCAGGTTCCTCTGCCCTTTGGCTCCATAGCATTGCGGAGCCACCGGAAGCCTTCGCTGGGGAGGAAAATGTGAGTTTGGTTTTTACCTCAGAGATGCCGGAGTTGGAGGACTCCAGGAAGTTGCGGAAGAGAGACTGTCTGTAGTACGGGCTAATGGTGGAAGCCACGTAGGGGAAGAAATCATAGTCAAACAGGCCCTCCCCAAAGAATTGGTCGAAGAGGCGTGAGGGGTAGAGGGAGCCCAGTGCACGTCGGAACCAGGGGTGCTGAATGGCAATTTCCATACTGTTAGGCTTGGCTTGGCTCtttcagagaggagcagagtaACACTGTGAAGGTATGAGAAGGAGGGAGGCAGCAGGAAAGGTGACAAGGCTCCAGTGGTGAGTGATTATCCACGGCTGCTGTCCCGGCTATATATACCTGTCCTGCAGAATGGGGGGCATTAGCCTGGATTTCTCTGGAATGACATTATCTCATGCCGGGAGCCAGACTGTCAGCAGAAATTGGGGTGACCTGCAGATGACAGTCTGGTCCGGGATGCTCAGAGGGGAACCCTGTGCCAGTGCTGGCAGGACAATAACCCTCTGCCAAAACAAACCAGGCTATTAGAGGACCAGGAGGGTTGAGGGTACGTGGTGGGGCAGCTTTTTATCAAACATGGTTTTAACCAGGCAGTGTACATCAGGGCCTAAATATGCAAGGAGCCCTCAGCTGCACCACTACTCATGCAGACTGAAGAATTAATATTCAAAGGAACACCAACATGTTGACCTCCAACTGAAAATGCATGAGAAAGGGATAAGAGACTGTGCTTACTTTCACTGTAGAGCAGGTAGCTTACAGTCAACAGAAGCAATGGCCAAAAATCCTGCTTTGTTGGATGTAAGGCCATTAATTCAACTCCCAGGAGGCTTTTTTAAGAGAGGAATGGACCTAATTAGTCACTTTAGCCAGGTAGCAACCATAGCTTTTAATTTATCTCACTTATATTCTTATTAAATCCGCTGCTATACCTACATAACAATATGCAAGTCACCCAATACATTGTTCTATCATTTGCTGCATTACAAGTGATCTTATCCAGACCAATGCAGTGGTCAGCTAGGATTGTGTGTAACACATGTGTTTGTCCTTCTAGAAGCAGCCATTTTGCTAAACATATAAATACTCAACACAATGAAGAGTGCAGGAACACAAAGATTCCCCTTGTGCTGCAGCACATGGGGATGCCCAGGGGAAGCTAGCTGGCACTGTGCCAATGAGGGGGACACCGGTGATCAGGGCTGAGAACCCAGAGGGGGCAGAGTTttaggagaggagaggaatgcctgaaacacagcagcagtggtggaCGGGGGCAAAGCTGGGGAATATGACCAGGCTGAACAGAAGGCTGTCCGCATTTGTTGTTCTTCCTGTGAGGGATGGGAGGAAAGCTTATTTCCTCCCACCAGAGTTTCTCTGCTTTTATTCTGAGGTGAGAGTTTTTAGGTTATTCTTGTATCTCTAGCTTATGAGTCTGGCAAAGTTTGATTGTCATGTCATTTGTGAAAGCCTCGGTTCTGGCTTGCTCTGGTGCAATCTGGTACAATTCGGCCCAACTTGTGCTTCTGCTTTCTATATCCAACATTGGATTTTCTGTATCCATATCATGCATGTTAAACTCTCTACACTCAGCATAAAATCCACTGATCTGTGAAGCTGTTCATGGGGCTATTTGGCCCTTATTTGCAAATTTCATTCAGTATCAGCCATGGTTTTGCTTttaattctcacattttattcCTTTCAGCAAAAATGCAGCAAAGATGTCCAGTCATGTGGTTTGTCATTGCCACATTTTATATGATCTGTAAAGTGCACAGGAGGGGTAGTGTGATCTGGGGTCAATCATAGGGAAATGGTGCCCTCAAGGAGGACTGCACCCTGCACCTCCTTGGCAGTCCATTCTGAGCCTGACCCCAGATACCCCATGCAGCCCCGCCTCGCCCCAGAAACCTCTCTGTCCACTGACCTGTGCGCATGCCTGATGTCAACTGCATTAATGTAATCCTGTTTGGCTTTTACAGGGTTGAGAGAGGAGGCTTATGGAAAAAGCCACAGCGCGGCCCTTTTTCCAGCCCGGAGATCCAGGGTGCAGCACAAACAGGCCCGACCAGGGCGGGGAATGCACCAGTGGTATTGTGGAAGCACTGGGGGGGTGGCACTGCGCTGGCCAAATTTCAGCCCTGTCAGCGGGTCTGGGGGGACAGGCCCTGGTGTGAGTTTTTGTCAATGCGTCAGATAATGGAAGACAGAGCTGTCACTTCTGACATGCTACTCCATCACCTCAACGATACTACTGAATGAAGCTGTGAGGGCTCTGCCATGATTGCACAGTGTAATGTGTGCCCTTGACATGTGAAAAATAGCTTACTGTGAACCATGCTACATTATATATgactttattaaatataatactgGCTTGAGTGAGTTTCAACAGTTGTGGTGTACACTGTACCCCATGGTATTGTAATGTACTTTCTTAGAGCCCTGCTACAGGCAGCTTCATGCTACACACAGTAGTATTGTCCAGGAAACCTTATGGATGGACATCAACAACAGCTTGATGTGCTGACAGTAGTATTATCCCTGCACAATGAGCCACCTCCTCCAGCAGAGACAATATGCAGATCTGGAGAGACTCTAATGTCCCCCAGATCAGACAGGGAGATAGCACGAGTGTGGTAATGATAGATAGTATCCAGGTATTGCTCTTATTACTTCTTGGTAAGCTAGAACCAGAGTTTTCAATTTTATCCATGCCAATGCAGGTAGCCACTGTAGAGAGTTGGGGAAAGGTGTAGCatgacagtgttttgtttgccaGTAGATCAGTCAAGTTACTGTGTTTTGAATCAGTTGTAGAGGTCTGCTAGGGCATACTGGGAGGCCAGCTAGAAGAGAATTACAGCTTGGTCTGGAAAGCCCTAGGGCCTAGACCAAGAGTTGTGCTGAAGTGTTACTGAGAAATTGGTGAGTTTTGCGGATGTTGTATAGCAGGATCCTGAAGCTCCAAGTCTCTACTGCTGCAATATTGTCTAAGGACAGGATAATACCAGCACTACCCTCAGTTTCTCGTTAGTCTGGGGAGATTGTATAGTGGTGATTAGTGGCTGGCATGTTGAGCACTTTGTTGATCAtcagattaaataaaatcattgaGTCATGTCTTGACACATGAGGCAACATGCTTGTCAGTGGTGGAGATGAGAGAAAGAGCTGTGCATCATCTGCATAGAGATAGTAAGAGAATCCATGGAAATGTCTGAGtagggaaaggaggaggagcccAAGGAAGACCCTTGAAGTATCTCAGCAAAGGCTGAGATACCCGGTAGCAACATTCAGAAAGGTATGAGAGGTGAAAAAACCACTTGTGGCCAGTTTAGCCAGAGTTACCACGCAGACCAGATGGACAGTTGTATCAAAACCAGTGTGATCACATGGCTTAGCATaagcacaaacattttaatgctgttttaccTGACAGCACATCAGGTCATTTGTCTATGAATGCATATACTTTTCtgctatacatacatacataaaataaaatagcattaCTCAATAGTGCAGTTGATATTTAGAGCAAATACATAAAGTAAAACAATTTAACTCAATAGCTTGGTTGATATATTGATTGTACATAAAAATAGCATAACTTAATAGCACAGTTCAAACAGTGCAGGACGTAAACAGACAGCCAtaacaaaaacatcagcaaCAACATCAAATGTGTCAGAGGACTAAAGCTGGTTgatatttttgcatatgtttgCATATTACAATGGAATATGACCTTCAGCGTAGGAGGTGATGAGACAGACCCTGGTAAGAGAGGGAGCGAGATGAGGGCAAAGTAATGACCTGAGAGCAGAAGTGGGGTCAAGGCAGCCAGTGGCGCAGCTTCGAGTGAATATGAGATCAAGATGGCTGCCTGCCTATGTAGGGGAGGTCTGTCCCAGACTAAAACTGAATATGCGAAGTATTGATAAGAAGCCATACAACTGAAGGCTTTGTAAATGGATATTGAAATCATAAATCACAGGCATTTCATCTGCTGGGATAGAGCTGAGGAGTCTAATTAATCAAGAAAGCTCCCAAGAAGCCCTGATGTGCTGTTTGCAAGAGTTAGTGATTATGACAGCATGGTACTCAAATGCCATTTTTGAGGGAAAGTGGCAGGGCTGAGTGTTGCCAAGAGCTGTTTTCATTGATTGTTATGATTGCAAAGTTGCCTAAGGATCAAAAAGTTGGAGGACTGCAATAAAATACATGGTTTTGAAAGCATGCAAGTAGAGTGCACATTGTACTGTGAACAGCTAATGATAAGGAGATCCAGTGAGATAAAATGTCTTATTATTTCTTACTAAATGAGCAGGCATCCTTATCCAGTGCAAGTTCCATAGCCtacaaatcattcattcatgcagctggatatgcAACTGAAGCACCTGTGAGAAGGTATTCTACTCAATACCATTCaattgtgcttta
Protein-coding regions in this window:
- the cryaa gene encoding alpha-crystallin A chain isoform X1, encoding MEIAIQHPWFRRALGSLYPSRLFDQFFGEGLFDYDFFPYVASTISPYYRQSLFRNFLESSNSGISEVRSDRDKFTVYLDVKHFSPDELNVKVVDDYVEIQGKHGERQDDHGYISREFLRRYRLPSSVDQTAITCTLSSDGLLTLSGPKISMGTDSKGSDRSIPVTREDKPNSTHSS